TCCCTCTGCCGCATCTCTTCCAGCTTGGCGCAGCATATGGTCATTGGCATCCAGCCAGTCAAAGACCTCCGTGGCTGAATCAAAGAAGTGGACCTGTCCCCGGGCCAGTATACGGAGcctagcaggaaacagcatggcgTAAATAGCCTGGAGACGTTGGAGCCTTTTCTTGACCTCTGTAAATGTCCCCCTGCGGAGTTGCACATCTTCCGAGTAGTCAGGGTAGGAGGAGATCCGAGTGGTATTAAACTGGATGTTGCGGCGTTCTTTGAGCGAAAGCCTTCTTGCCAAATGTATTCAGCTACCATTGCTCTACATATTTTGTGTGGTCCCTTCTCGGGGAGCCCCACTATTTGGATATTATTACGCCTAAGGCGGTTTTCAATGTCATCTGTTTTAAGTTCAGCGGCTTTACCAATGCGTGTTATGGATTGCAGCTCCCTCTTCAATGGTGGTAACTTGTACTCCATGTCACTTATGTGACCCTCTGCTGCAGTAGTGCGTTCTCTTATTATtctcttcatgttttttcacttggcaaaatgtgtgtttggtGTGTCATTAACAATTAATCTCACTGAAAGCGCAACTAGTAATTTTAGCTGTATAAAGGTGTCCATTAATTATACAatctctgattgtacaatctcctttggcTCTGACATTATGTAGTGCAATGGCCAGCCTGATATGAAGTGATTGGCTAGATGGGTGTTTCCTCCTATTATATcaatttggtaaatctaaaggagattgtacaatcagattgtatagtgtggctatctttatacacctaaaatgacTAGTTACTAGTTCAGTGCCATTATTTAATGGCATATCAAACACCTACAAATGCTGCAAAATGCACAGTAAAAAACACGCAACCAACAAAATGTCAATATGTCCAATAAGCCACATGTAGCATAGCCCATTTAAATCAACGGGCTGCCCTTAGCATGTTACAGGAAAAACGAGCCACAAAACATGCGCTTCCACTATGCTAGATGTGActggggcctgaaagtgaaattggtgcggTAACACAAGAACAAGGAGGCTCCATCCACTGAAGCTTCCctggggtgattgctgtgtgtagggcagcccattttaGGTGGATATGCTGCTTTATGTGTGATGAGTGAAATAGGCCCCCTAGCTAAAAAAATACCCATGTGGGAATGCGAGTTCCCGCTATGCAGAGATGTGAACAgggcttgacagctgagtgtttttgtccactccctcctatgtacttgtataaagatgacCATACACTACGCtatctgattgtatattgtgtgtttagtgagaagggtgatcattgattgcatttcatttaaaaaaaatgtgcagctgggaatgggagggtggatgatgcagcgTGTGTACCAATGAGGTGAGctagtcaactccttcctgtgtcatgacttgCAGTCTGTAAGGAAGACAGAAGCAATAGATACGTTTGGAAACATGGATTAAGGACAGTAAGGTATGTGTCTGTAGATTTTATGGAAAGCTttaatatttttgctaaaaaagtacATGAATTCTATAttggtacatgggggggggggggctggaattTAGCGGGgaacaaaggtgaacttggcctttaatacTTCTATGGTAGAGGTAACAATATTGTCTTAATTGCTCCAATCTGGGGGCAAATCCAATTTCTTTGGATAGATACTGTATGTAGTGTAAATTATGGTAACAAGAATAGATTTAATAACTTATATTTAGAATAATGTTAAAAACCCAAGTAACTTGGCGTGACACAATACACTTGTAGCATGCCAAAGATATTGTTACTATACAGCAAGACAGACAATTTCTAGAACCAGGGAAAATTGTTTGAGACAAAGATAGTTGACGGCTATGTAGTCAGAAATACAGTCTGTatctaataagaaaaaaaatctactttttttttttctctttagatTTTTGCCTCATCATGAATGAAGAAAATCAACATTTACACTGTGCAAGCTGTGTCAACCGCCGCTGTATGATGAAGCTAGAGGCTGGAGTATCATGTGATTTAGTCAACTGCCTGCATGTTTGCGGGGCAGTCTTTCACTCCTGCAAAGCTGATGAGCATCGAATATTGTGCCCCCTAGAAAGGGTGCCTTGTTTAAACCAGGGATTTGGTTGTCCTTTTGTAATGAGTCGTAACAAGTTAGCTGAACACCTACAGTACTGCCCTGCAAATGTAGTATGTTGTACAATGGAGTGGAATAGATGGCCAGTAAGCTATGCAGATAGAACATCTTATGAGAACCTCAGCACAGATGTTGATACAGTAGAACAGTTAGATCTGGCTTTAGCTTTGCAAGATCAAAGAATGCTTCTGGAATCTCTTAAAGTGGCAACAATGATGTCCAAAACAACTGAAAAGCTTGAACCTCATGAACCTGGTAAAGCAGAAAATGATAATAGAATGCCTACAAAAGATGCTTCTAGTGATGAAGATCCTTATAGTGTATTTTATCAAGCAACACTTGAGACAACAAGGAGTTTAGCTGCTGCTTTGGACATATTAAATAATGCTACAAGAGACATTGCTATGCTTAACTGTAGGTTAAGAGATGCCAGTTCTGAGATGAACAAAAGATTTCAGATTTCTGAGCAAAATGGTAGATGTGATATCTTTAAAGATCAGGGATTTGTAGAGGAAGAAGGCATTGGGGCTGCTAATGAAGTTATGTGCAGTCCCTTGAATCACTTACATCAAAACAGTTCCAATGATTTCTATCCAAGAAGAAACTGTAGTGATTTTGCTCAATGCGAAGCCGTTAATATAAAGCAATCATCTGTAATGTTTAATGGTTTCCAAAAGGATGGAAAGGATATGTTTTCTGTAGTAACAAGACAAAATGCTGATATTTCCTTAGATGGCCGTAAAACCCATGTAAACCCTAATGGTTCTTTTCTTGGTGTTGAGCAGCTCTCGGCTTCGCGTTTCAAAAATGGTTCTGAGGAGCAAATGGATAAAAATGGTGAACAGTGGTTCCGAAATGTTGCTGTCTTTGGAAGAAGCCCATTTCTCGGTAATTCATATTGGTTTAAAGTTGGGACTGAAAGCAAGGCAGTAGACACATCCGATTTGGAAGTACAAGAGGATCCCATGGGACTCAATCGCATCGATTTGGTAACAGCTGCTTTTCTGTTCTGTTTAGGAGAGTCACCTGGAGGTAGAGGGATTTCTGAAAGACGATATGTAGATGCCAATCATATTGACTGCGGAACCCAAACCTTTTCATTTCCATCTGCAATATTGGCAACAAATACAATGGTTGGTGACATTGCATCAGCTTGTGCTTGTGATCATGCTAATCCTCAGCTTTCCAATCCTAGTCCTTTCCAGACACTTGGCCTAGACTTGGTTCTAGAATATGTTGCAGGATACCAAGTAAAACAAAGGTCTATGTttacatttgtatgtggacaactaTTTAGAAGAGATGAATTTTCTGCTCACTTTAAGAATGTACATGCTGATATTCACGCTGGTTTAAATGGATGGATGGAACAAAGATGTCCGCTGGCATATTATGGATGTACTTTTTCTCAACGTAGATTTTGCCCATTGACCCAAGGATCAAAAATCATTCATGATCGACACTTGAAGTCTTTTGGGGTTCAGCCTCACATACCCAGCACAAGTCGGTCTATAAAGAACTCTTCCCAAAGCCCATCTGTAGATCATTTTAGTAGCTTGCCATATGAAGTTCTGCAGCACATTGCAGGATTTCTTGATAGTTTTACTTTGTGCCAACTTTCAAGAGTTTCTAGACTTATGAGAGATGTTTGTGCAAGTTTGCTGCAGGCTCGTGGAATTGTTGTTCTGTTATGGGAAAAGAGACTACATCCACAAGGAAGTTCTTGGCAAATCAAAGAAAAGGTAATtctattttttatcttaaagatTTAATTGAACAGTCTTTCTGTTTAGGTCCCATCCACACCTGTGCATTCCAGAAGTGTGTGGAAAAACTGTTGTCATGCTTGCAAGGCCATTAATttctaatggcaccccaaacatggCCAGCAGTCATGTGTTTTTGTGCAATACAAATGATGTGacactttacgcctgaaaaaggtTTTGGAGCTTCTGTGTCATGCATAgggcattcaagtgaatgggttgCCTGCCCTATGCGTGATGCATGGAAATGCATAgataaacatgcaaaaaaatccAGAATAAACACAAGTTCACCTTacgctaggtgtgaatggggccttactcaCATGGTACTTTAACAAAGGCTTAAAAGCTTTTTTGATAAGTTAGGTCAAGAAGTAGCAATGAGTCAAGTGTGATGGCGCATAGTGACCATTCAGATTTCAGTTTATTAAATTTGGATGAGTGAAAAATATGCCAGGCTTTAGGCATGATAAAAAATGTTTCACCTTTTGTTTCTTATCTACTTTAATCTACCTTTTTACCCTGTGTGGAAtttccccattgtgttttttttccatggaTAATGCCATCTGCCATCCAGTGAGTTTTCTTGTTGCCTTAGAGGATCATATATAGGGGTGATTCCCCTACCAATACAAGAAACCCAAATAGCAATAGGAGGCCTTGTGATTAACCTTTTAAGAGAGTTACCATCTAGAACATCACCCAGGAGTGGATTACCCACAGGCGAATGTAACCATACTGGAGATAGTTGGTCCATATCTAGGGTGAGTGCACATCCATGTGGGGCACTTGAACTGAGCACTAAGGGAGCACCTGTCTATTTtgaagatttaaccacttgccaaccagctcaCGCACATTTACATCGGCAAGTTGGCTCCTTCCCTTGAATCGACGTACCAGTATGTTGGCTCCTTTAAGGGCCATAGCAGGCGCACACCCCTGCTGCACGGCAGGGGCTCCGATCCACGTGGCCGGGATGTCCACCGCCTACCTGCGATCACGGGCACGAGATAGTATGGACACAGCGAAGGGCATGTAGGTGGCCAGGGACACTGTCCGACATGGGAGCTGAGGCGGCATGACAGGTGACACAGCTTGGAGGCAAGTATCATTGTGTAAACTCAACATGAGATCTCTACCAGGGTCAAGTGGCacatgcaaaatgacttctggaCCATCTGAAACTAAAtatgaaatacaaaaaataaatggaaa
The sequence above is drawn from the Rana temporaria chromosome 4, aRanTem1.1, whole genome shotgun sequence genome and encodes:
- the FBXO30 gene encoding F-box only protein 30 isoform X1 yields the protein MNEENQHLHCASCVNRRCMMKLEAGVSCDLVNCLHVCGAVFHSCKADEHRILCPLERVPCLNQGFGCPFVMSRNKLAEHLQYCPANVVCCTMEWNRWPVSYADRTSYENLSTDVDTVEQLDLALALQDQRMLLESLKVATMMSKTTEKLEPHEPGKAENDNRMPTKDASSDEDPYSVFYQATLETTRSLAAALDILNNATRDIAMLNCRLRDASSEMNKRFQISEQNGRCDIFKDQGFVEEEGIGAANEVMCSPLNHLHQNSSNDFYPRRNCSDFAQCEAVNIKQSSVMFNGFQKDGKDMFSVVTRQNADISLDGRKTHVNPNGSFLGVEQLSASRFKNGSEEQMDKNGEQWFRNVAVFGRSPFLGNSYWFKVGTESKAVDTSDLEVQEDPMGLNRIDLVTAAFLFCLGESPGGRGISERRYVDANHIDCGTQTFSFPSAILATNTMVGDIASACACDHANPQLSNPSPFQTLGLDLVLEYVAGYQVKQRSMFTFVCGQLFRRDEFSAHFKNVHADIHAGLNGWMEQRCPLAYYGCTFSQRRFCPLTQGSKIIHDRHLKSFGVQPHIPSTSRSIKNSSQSPSVDHFSSLPYEVLQHIAGFLDSFTLCQLSRVSRLMRDVCASLLQARGIVVLLWEKRLHPQGSSWQIKEKVWRFSTAFSAVKEWKFADVVSMADHLKKCNYNTVEKREEAVPLPCMCVTRELTKGGRSLQSVLKPVWSSDTTPHQH
- the FBXO30 gene encoding F-box only protein 30 isoform X2, with the protein product MNEENQHLHCASCVNRRCMMKLEAGVSCDLVNCLHVCGAVFHSCKADEHRILCPLERVPCLNQGFGCPFVMSRNKLAEHLQYCPANVVCCTMEWNRWPVSYADRTSYENLSTDVDTVEQLDLALALQDQRMLLESLKVATMMSKTTEKLEPHEPGKAENDNRMPTKDASSDEDPYSVFYQATLETTRSLAAALDILNNATRDIAMLNCRLRDASSEMNKRFQISEQNGRCDIFKDQGFVEEEGIGAANEVMCSPLNHLHQNSSNDFYPRRNCSDFAQCEAVNIKQSSVMFNGFQKDGKDMFSVVTRQNADISLDGRKTHVNPNGSFLGVEQLSASRFKNGSEEQMDKNGEQWFRNVAVFGRSPFLGNSYWFKVGTESKAVDTSDLEVQEDPMGLNRIDLVTAAFLFCLGESPGGRGISERRYVDANHIDCGTQTFSFPSAILATNTMVGDIASACACDHANPQLSNPSPFQTLGLDLVLEYVAGYQVKQRSMFTFVCGQLFRRDEFSAHFKNVHADIHAGLNGWMEQRCPLAYYGCTFSQRRFCPLTQGSKIIHDRHLKSFGVQPHIPSTSRSIKNSSQSPSVDHFSSLPYEVLQHIAGFLDSFTLCQLSRVSRLMRDVCASLLQARGIVVLLWEKRLHPQGSSWQIKEKCPVSAGQYTVYPVTEYLKQSCVLQLMERKRFHGMAF